A region of the Thermomicrobiales bacterium genome:
TCGTCCACGATGCCGTATTCCTTGGCTTCGGCGGCGGTCATGTAGTAGTCGCGCTCGGTATCGCGCTTGACACGGTCGAATTCCTGCCCGGTATGCGAGGCGAGGATCTCGGTCAGCTTGGTGGTGAGGCTGATGGTCTCACGCGCGACCACTTCGATATCGGGGATCGTGCCGCGGAAGCCGGCCGAGCCCTGGTGGATCATCACGCGCGAGTTCGGGAGAGCAAAGCGCTTGCCCTGCGTGCCAGCGGCGAGCAAGACCGCAGCCATGCTGGCGCTCATGCCAATGCAGTAGGTGGCGACATCGGGCTTGATCATCTGCATCGTGTCGTAGATGGCCAGACCGGAATAAACCACGCCGCCCGGGGAGTTCAGATAGAGATGAATGTCCTGATCGGGCGCTTCGTTGGCCAGAAAGAGCAGCTGGGCGATGGCGACATTGGCGACCTGATCGTCGATCGGGGTGCCGATGAAAATGATGCGGTCGCGCAGCAGGCGGGAGTAGATATCGAAGGAGCGCTCACCCCGGTTGGTGCTCTCGATCACCATGGGGATCAAATTGTGAATCGTCGGGATTTCCATGCGAACCTCGTGTACTGAAGGCGGCAACGGTCTTGCCGCCGGTTGCTTCTGGATTGAGTCTACTCTTTGCTGTCCAGTGCTTCCGCCTCGGCCACCAGCTCATCCGCGATGGCGGCAGCCTCGGCCTCGATGATGGCGTCTTCGACTGCGATAACCTCGGCCTCGAGCTCAGCTTCCTCGACAACGGCTTCGATTTCCGCTTCGAGCACGGCGTCCTCGACGTCCAGGTCGAGCTCAGTGGGCGCGCCTTCCGGAGCGACATAGCCATTCAGCACCGCATCGCCACCCTCGGTGGCGATCTCGATCAGGCGCTGGGTCAGCTTCTGGTCGTAGAGTTCGTTGCGGATGACGTTGCGCAGATATTCGTTGCTCAGATAGGCCTGTCGGGTTTGTGCCTGTTGCGCCTGATCGGCGCCAGCGACCATCTGCTCGATCTCAGTGATGAGGTCGTTTTCGGAAACCTCGATCCCTTCCTTCTCGGCAATCTCTCGCAGCACAAGGGATGAGGTGAGGGTTTCGACGGCGCTGGGGCGGATCGATTCGCGCCACTCGTCTTCACTCTGCCCGATCTGGCGCAGGAAGCCTTCCCAGGGGATGCCCTGCATGCCGAGCTCGCGCTGGGCGCGCTGTACCTGACGATCGATCTGCTCTTCGATCATGGGCGCCGGCAGCTCGAGCGTGGCGCCCTCGACGATCTTCTCGACGATCGAGTTGACCACTTCGGTGCGGGTTTCGCGGGTCTTCTCGATGTGCAGATTTGTGCGGATGCGATCCTTCACCTCGTCCAGGCTTTCGGCGTTCGCGTAGGTCTTGGCGAAGTCGTCATCGAGCTCCAGCAGCTCGCGCTCCTTGAGACCGGTGAGGGTGAGGGTGTAGGTCAGGGTCTTGCCGTTGCGCGGGTCGCCAGCGTCGAGCCGTTCCTCGTCGAATTCGATATCGACGCTGCCGCTCTCGCCCGGTTTGAGGGTCTTGACCAGTTCGACCAGCTCGGCGAGGAAGGTTGTGTCCCCAAGCTCGAACGTGGCGCCTTCGGTCGGACTCTGGAACTCTTCACCATTTTCGGCGATGGCGATATCGACCGTGATCTGGTCGCCTTCCTGGGCGGCGCGCGCCTTGGCGGGATCGACCCAGGGGCTCTGCTGCTTGCGCAAACCCTCGAGCACCTCGTCGATGGCGCCGTCCTCGAGCGAGGCATCGGCCGGATCGACGCGGACCGACAGGTAGTCCCCCGGATCGACGGTGGGATAGACCGGCACGGTGACTGTGAATTGCAGCGGATCGGGCTCGACGCTATCGAGTTCCGGATCGCCAACCGGCACCAGATCTTCCTGCTCGATCGCCTTGCGGTAGAGATCGTCCATCAACGAGCGGTTGGCTTCGTCGATCACCATCTCACGGCCGAAGTAGCGCTCGATCATGGCGCGAGGCGCCTTGCCCTTGCGGAAGCCGGGAATGACCACCTCGCGTGCGACCTTGCGGTACGCCTTCTCGATCGCTTCGTTTTGTTCCTCCGGCTCGGCGGCGATTTCCAGACGAACCTGGCTCTCCGGAATCCGCTCGATCGTTACTTTCACGCTGCTTCGTGTCCTTTTGCTAGCTCAATGGCGTTGCCGGCATGGGTGGGCAACTGCGCCTGAATACGCTTGGAAACCAGAAAAAAGCGCCGACCGCTCGGTTCGCGGCGCGCTCGACTACCGTAACCCAGCGATTATAGCGGTAGGGAGGTGGGTCGTGTTCCTCGAGCGGGGGCTGGGCTGGGAGTCCGGAGTCCGGAGTCCGGAGTCAAGGGCCGGACGAGGAAGCTGAGGCGGAGTTTTTCCAGACCGAGAGACGCGGGTCGGTGCTGGGCGCCTCCTCCTGGTCGTAGCGCAGGGCCTCTGTGCCCTTTCGTCTCGACCGGGAAGGGGTTTACGCGATGGGTGGTGCAGGCGTCGGACAAACGGGAGGGCACGGAGGCCTCTGGTACGAGCGGGGATGCGCGTGGACCAGAAAAACCAGTCTCAGCGAATCCTCAATTTCGTCGTTGGGAGCGAACTTCCCGTACGTTCACGTTGAACCTGTCAGACCTCCGCTGCTAAGGTGATGACGGTGTTTCGCACCCGCCATCTCGAATCCTTTCGTGCATCCCGCGCGGCCTGTCCGTGGCACGAGATCGAGTCTCCGCGGTTGGAGTGCGAGGGCTGACTGGTTCGAGAGCAGGGCTGGCTGCTGCGTCGGGGGGCGCATGGCTAGCGGGCGTTGCCTTTCCGCAAAGGGCGATTGTCCCGCATTCCTGTTTCCCGAAACGCTGTCTTCTCGCATCTTTGGGCTACCCCTGCCCATCGTCCGCATGCGAGATGAACGACTCGAGACCCGCAGCTCGGGGGTCCGCTGTCAGGAGGGAAGGGTTACGTGTTGATGGCATTCCCATCACGCGTGGCGACAAGGCTCGGTTCTCGCTCGCTTGCAGGCGCAGCGGTCCTTTCAGTCGTACTCGCATTCAGTCCAACGATTACCGCCGCGTCCACTGGAGTGGGCGCGTGGCTCGGCTATGAGGCGCCGGCGCTGGCATCCGGCAGCTATGCCCGAGTGGCGACCGATGACGGGGATGGGCTCATCCTGCGCGCCGGTCCAAGTCAGAGTGGTGAGCTCATCGATGTGATCGCGAACGGCCATGTGGTGCAAGTCCTCGAAGGCCCTTCCTATGACGTCGATGGCAACGCCTGGTTCCTGGTGTCTGATGGCGCCAGCACCGCCTATGCCTATGGCGGGTTCCTGGTCGAAGACACGGAGCTAACCGCGTCGAGCGCAACGTCGTCCTCCGGCTATCTCGGCTACGACACGCCGTCGTATTCCGTGGGACAGGCAGTCATGGTCGTGACCGATGACGGCCAGGGGCTCCGCATCCGCACCGGTCCCAATACCGGCGCGGAGACGATCGCCACCCTGGGCGATGGCGATGTGGTCACTGTTGTGGATGGGCCGGTCTACGACGGATCCAGCAATGGCTGGTATCTCATTACCGACGGATCGTTCCAGGGATATGGCTTCGCCGGATTTCTCTCGGCTGCCGGCACTGCCGCGAATGCAAGTTCCTCCACCTCGGGCACGGCATCGGCCGGGAACCTGGGGTATGAAACGCCCTCGTTCGCGGCGGGCGCCACCGCAACGGTGCGAACCGACGATGGCGACGGGTTGAACGTCCGCTCCGGCCCCAGCGTGGAGAGCGAGGCGGTGCTCTCGGTGGCCGACGGCGGCGCGGTGACTATCATCAATGGCCCCTATTTCGATGACGCGCAGAATGGCTGGTACGCCGTATCCAGCGGCGATGTCTCGGGATTCGTCTATGCCGGATTCCTGGCAGGCGGATCGGGCACGGTCACCGGAACGTCTTCGAGCAGCGCATCGTCGTCCTCAGGCTATCTGGGATACGACACGCCGAGCTTCAGCCAGGGGCAGCAGGTGCAGGTTCTGACCGACGATGGGGGCGGTTTGCGCGTGCGTGCCGAGGCGGCAACGAATGGCGAGCAGATCGCAACATTGGGCGATGGCGACATTGTGCTGGTCGTCGGCGGTCCCTGGTACGACGCGTCCAACAATGGCTGGTACCTGGTCAGCGACGGTGACATGCAGGGTTATGTCTTCGCGGGGTTCCTGACCACCAACGGTTCGATTTCCGCCAATTCGAGTAGTTCGTCTTCTTCGGCGTCGTCGGCGCCGAGTGGCAACGCGCGCTTCGATGCTGGTGACGATGTGCGGGCGACCGAAGCGGTCAACCTTCGTTCTGGCGCGTCAGTTGCCAGCTCGCGCAATGGCCAGTTGAACACCGGCACGACGGTGGAAGTCATCGACGGACCGTTCTACGACGCCGATGGCGACGACTGGTACTACGTCGAGGGTAATGGTCTCGAAGGATTCGCGATGGGCGAGTTCCTCGAGCTGGCGACTGCAGCAGCGAACTCGAACGCTGCCAGCGCGAAGGCGTTCGTCTACCCGGTCAAGGGCTATACCTTCACGCAGGCGTTCGGATGCTCGCCGTATTCGTTCGAGCCGTACAACTCCAGCCTCGGCTGCAACTACCACAACGGTATCGATCTGGCCGCTTCCTCCTATACCCCGATCGTGGCGGCCGCAGCCGGAAAGGTGACCGCTGCCGGTTGGTGCGATTGCGGTCTCGGGTACTACGTCACGATCGATCACGGCAATGGGTACAAGACCACGTATGGGCATATGGCCGAGCAGCCGTATGTGTCCGTCGGGCAGACCGTTTCGCAGGGCGAGACGATTGGGCCGGTGGGCAGCACCGGGCTTTCGACCGGGCCGCATGTCCACTTCGTGATCGAGAAGAATGGGGTGGATATCGATCCGCTCACCGTGTTGTAGCGCGCGGATTTCAACCGACAACTCCTAGCGACAGGGGCGCCTCCCGCGGGCGCCTCTGTCGCATTTTGGTCCGGGGTCCGGGGTCCGGGGTCCCGGGTCCGGGGTCCAGGGTCCTGAGTCCGGAGTCCGGAGTCCTGGGGCCTGGGACCTGAGACGCTCGAGTGGGTGCTGTGGTCTTGACCACCCGTCGTTCAGGCCACCCGTCATTCCGCGCCCACTCCCGTCATTCCGCGCCCACCCCCGTCATTCCGAGCCCACCCCCGTCATTCCGAGCTTGTCGAGGAATCTCTTGTTCCCCAAGACCCGGTCTCCCGCCTGGAGTCATGCCGCAGACCACCAGGAGATCCCCATTCGGCTGCGCTCAGGGCAGGCTCTCCCCTCCGGTCGGGATGACGGATCCCCGTCATACCGAGCTTCTCGCGGAATCTCTCGGTGAGGGAAAACCCGGCTGCGGGGATGCGTCCTATGCTTTACGCGCGTACAGGGTGCGCGGGGCGTGTCAATGGGGCGCGGTCCGAAACATCAATTGGAGAGTCAACTAGATGAAGACCGAGATCAAATATCAACCGGCATTCGCGACCTGCACGGTGTCGCTCGACAGCGGCGAGCAATTGCGGGCCGAGGGCGGCGCCATGGTGGCCATGCGTGATGTGAAGGTGGAGACCGGCGCCACCGGCGGGTTACTGAAGTCGCTCAAGCGGTCGCTCCTGGGTGGCGAGTCGCTTTTCCAGAACACGTTCACCGCGGAATCGAACAATGCGATGGTGATGCTGGCTCCAGCTCTGACTGGCGATGTGATGGTGCGCGAACTGAAAGACGAGGATTTGATCGTCCAGTCGGGCGCGTATCTTGGTTCGAGCATGGGGATCAATGTTTCCACCGATTGGGGCGGCGCACGCACCTTCTTTGGCGGGGAAGGTCTGTTCATGCTGCGTTGTTCGGGAACGGGAACGCTCATCACCGGAGCGTATGGCGCCATCCACGAAGAGACGCTGCGTGCGGGTGAGACGTTCGTCGTCGACAGCGGGCATGTGGTGGCGTTCCAGGCCGGCATGAAATACGAGCTGAACAAGTTCGGTGGGTGGAAATCGACCTTCCTTGGCGGTGAGGGGGTGGTAATCACCTTCACCGGTCCGGGGCAGCTCTACATGCAGACTCGCAGCCAGGAAGCGTTCCTTGGATGGCTGATCCCGCAGTTGCCGACCCGCCAGGGAGATACGAACTAACGCGAATTGCGCATTCGTTGATATCTGGGGCGCGGATTTGGGCTCGGCGGAGTATCAGCCGCGGTCCATCGTGGGTTGCCCTGGTGCTCGCCCGGTCTTGCACACGCACAAGACCGGGCGATTGTTGTTTTGAGGGGAAGTCGGACGGGCTCTATACTGTCGCGATCAAGAAAACCATCGCGATCGGAGTGATCCGCGAAATACGTAGTGCCCCCTGATGTTTGGCAGTCAGCGTCCGCGGAACCGTGCTGTCTACCGCGGAGCGAACGAGAGTGGAGAGCACCATGGACCATCAGCGTTTCGACGAGCTGGTCAAAGTAATCGCGACTGAGTCGACTCGCCGGCAATTTCTTCGGCGGACTCTTGGAATGGGACTTGGGTCCGCGGCGGCGGCAATGGTTGTGCATGGTGGAGAGGCGGCACGGCGGGGATATTCCGGGCCAAAGCTGCCAGTCGCGACATCGACGCCTCCGCCGGATCCGTGCGCTGGGGTGAATTGCGATCCGCCGGGCCCGTGCTACCTCAGTGGAACATGCAGCTCCATTTCAGGCACCTGCGTGTTCACGATGAAGGAGTGCGGGGAGTGTATGGTCTGTGGCGATTCAGGAGCGTGTGAGCCCATTGTGTGCGACGCGCCGCCCGATCCCAGGTGTTATGCGACTCCTGGCTACTGTGATGCTGGAACGTGCCGGTACACGCGCATCGATTGCGAGGCGTTGCCGGTTTAGCTTGGGACGATCGGATCCGTCCACCGTTCGGTGAACGGGACCCACGCGACGTTCCTTGGGCGAAGTCGACCGAGGTGAATGGCCATTTCCGCTACGAATACAACAGTTGGGAAGAACGTCTGGATGTTTGCCGTCCTGCTGGCGCTTGGGACGGTGATTCCGTTGCTCCAGATTCTGCCGTGGCTGGTCGATCACGGACTCGATGCGCGGTTGTTCATCGACGAGCTGTTCGCCAATCCGGTGTCGTCGTTTTTCGCGCTCGATGTGGTGATGGCGGTTGTCACACTGCTGGTGCTGGCGGTGGTCGATCGGGAGCTTTCTGGCCGGCAGCGGCTGGGGGTAGGGCTCGGCGCGTTGCTGGGTGCGTCGGTGGGACTTCCGCTGTATCTGCTCTTGCGGGAATGGAACCGGCGGGCGCGCTGACCTGCCCAAACGGGGGAGCGGCGGTCGGCCGGATGGCGAGCTCCTGCCGGGCGTGCAGCGCAGTAAGGTCGTACCTGACAAGGAGAGACCGCTGTTGGAACGTTTCTACTGGATTCGGGAGTCGATGCTGGCGGGGAGTAGCCGTCCCGGCGGGCTCCGGGGCGACCGGTTGGCGACCGATCTGGACGAGCTGCAGGCGCGCGGCATCGGGGCGATCGTATCGCTCACGGAGACTGCGCTGGACATCTACGCCGTTCAGGAACTGGGCATGTCGTATACCCACATTCCCATCGTGGACATGACGGCGCCAAGCCCGGCGCAGCTCTTCGATGCGCTGGACGCGATCGATCTGGCGCATGGAGAGAACCGTGCGGTCGTGGTGCATTGCCTGGCGGGTCAGGGACGCACCGGCACGGTGTTGGCCGCGTGGTTGATCCGCCAGGGCGCGACCACGGACGAGGCGATCGGGGAGATTCGCGCCGTATGCCCGCAAGCCGTCGAGAACGACGCGCAACTCGCGTGTTTGCGGGTGTTCGAGCGCGAACGATTGTGGGTGGTGTAGCGAGCGGCAGGCAGCACGCGGCAGGCGGCAGGCAGCACGCAGCAGGCAGAATCGGGGCTGAGTGGCAGGAACGTCCTCAGCCGTGGACGTCATTCCGAGGAACGCCAGAGCGGTTCTTCAAAGAAGAGCCTTCCATCTCGAAGAAGCGCAACCTTGTTGCCCTCGCTGCGGCGAGGAGATCCCTCCATTCGCTTCGCTTCGGTCGGGATGACGGCATTCGCAGGGCAGGCACGTGATTCGGCAATCGTTCGAAACCCCTTGGCAATCACCCGGATTCTGTATGAGCCCATGGCTTCGACGTTGGGTTTCCGGAGCGGGCAACGGGCCGTTGTGTCACGCCGACGGGGGAGATTCTTCGCTGCGCTCAGAATGACAGGGTCGGGCACGAGCGTCGTTCCGATCGACAATCTCGCTGCCAGTTGCCAGTTGCCAGTTACTTGAGTCCGCTGAGGGCGACGCCTTCGACGAGGCGTTTCTGGAAGAAGAGGAAGGCGATCAGCAACGGGAAGGTGGCCATGTTGGCGGCGGCGAGCAGGACGGCGGTATTGGTGAAGAACTGTCCCTGG
Encoded here:
- a CDS encoding ATP-dependent Clp protease proteolytic subunit: MEIPTIHNLIPMVIESTNRGERSFDIYSRLLRDRIIFIGTPIDDQVANVAIAQLLFLANEAPDQDIHLYLNSPGGVVYSGLAIYDTMQMIKPDVATYCIGMSASMAAVLLAAGTQGKRFALPNSRVMIHQGSAGFRGTIPDIEVVARETISLTTKLTEILASHTGQEFDRVKRDTERDYYMTAAEAKEYGIVDEVMEPTHKLIAAGSNGSSNGSKKK
- the tig gene encoding trigger factor; this encodes MKVTIERIPESQVRLEIAAEPEEQNEAIEKAYRKVAREVVIPGFRKGKAPRAMIERYFGREMVIDEANRSLMDDLYRKAIEQEDLVPVGDPELDSVEPDPLQFTVTVPVYPTVDPGDYLSVRVDPADASLEDGAIDEVLEGLRKQQSPWVDPAKARAAQEGDQITVDIAIAENGEEFQSPTEGATFELGDTTFLAELVELVKTLKPGESGSVDIEFDEERLDAGDPRNGKTLTYTLTLTGLKERELLELDDDFAKTYANAESLDEVKDRIRTNLHIEKTRETRTEVVNSIVEKIVEGATLELPAPMIEEQIDRQVQRAQRELGMQGIPWEGFLRQIGQSEDEWRESIRPSAVETLTSSLVLREIAEKEGIEVSENDLITEIEQMVAGADQAQQAQTRQAYLSNEYLRNVIRNELYDQKLTQRLIEIATEGGDAVLNGYVAPEGAPTELDLDVEDAVLEAEIEAVVEEAELEAEVIAVEDAIIEAEAAAIADELVAEAEALDSKE
- a CDS encoding SH3 domain-containing protein, whose amino-acid sequence is MAFPSRVATRLGSRSLAGAAVLSVVLAFSPTITAASTGVGAWLGYEAPALASGSYARVATDDGDGLILRAGPSQSGELIDVIANGHVVQVLEGPSYDVDGNAWFLVSDGASTAYAYGGFLVEDTELTASSATSSSGYLGYDTPSYSVGQAVMVVTDDGQGLRIRTGPNTGAETIATLGDGDVVTVVDGPVYDGSSNGWYLITDGSFQGYGFAGFLSAAGTAANASSSTSGTASAGNLGYETPSFAAGATATVRTDDGDGLNVRSGPSVESEAVLSVADGGAVTIINGPYFDDAQNGWYAVSSGDVSGFVYAGFLAGGSGTVTGTSSSSASSSSGYLGYDTPSFSQGQQVQVLTDDGGGLRVRAEAATNGEQIATLGDGDIVLVVGGPWYDASNNGWYLVSDGDMQGYVFAGFLTTNGSISANSSSSSSSASSAPSGNARFDAGDDVRATEAVNLRSGASVASSRNGQLNTGTTVEVIDGPFYDADGDDWYYVEGNGLEGFAMGEFLELATAAANSNAASAKAFVYPVKGYTFTQAFGCSPYSFEPYNSSLGCNYHNGIDLAASSYTPIVAAAAGKVTAAGWCDCGLGYYVTIDHGNGYKTTYGHMAEQPYVSVGQTVSQGETIGPVGSTGLSTGPHVHFVIEKNGVDIDPLTVL
- a CDS encoding TIGR00266 family protein gives rise to the protein MKTEIKYQPAFATCTVSLDSGEQLRAEGGAMVAMRDVKVETGATGGLLKSLKRSLLGGESLFQNTFTAESNNAMVMLAPALTGDVMVRELKDEDLIVQSGAYLGSSMGINVSTDWGGARTFFGGEGLFMLRCSGTGTLITGAYGAIHEETLRAGETFVVDSGHVVAFQAGMKYELNKFGGWKSTFLGGEGVVITFTGPGQLYMQTRSQEAFLGWLIPQLPTRQGDTN
- a CDS encoding DUF2834 domain-containing protein; the protein is MAISATNTTVGKNVWMFAVLLALGTVIPLLQILPWLVDHGLDARLFIDELFANPVSSFFALDVVMAVVTLLVLAVVDRELSGRQRLGVGLGALLGASVGLPLYLLLREWNRRAR
- a CDS encoding dual specificity protein phosphatase family protein — encoded protein: MERFYWIRESMLAGSSRPGGLRGDRLATDLDELQARGIGAIVSLTETALDIYAVQELGMSYTHIPIVDMTAPSPAQLFDALDAIDLAHGENRAVVVHCLAGQGRTGTVLAAWLIRQGATTDEAIGEIRAVCPQAVENDAQLACLRVFERERLWVV